Proteins found in one Geomonas subterranea genomic segment:
- a CDS encoding GGDEF/EAL domain-containing response regulator yields MATTSNEALKPDRKRLAAGCTILLVDDSETQAKVLEYVLTAEGYRVQVCHGGSAALAQIEAVEPDLVISDVLMPEMDGFELCRRIRGLKQANQLPVILLTHLNDPTHVLRSLEAGANYFISKPYHKDILLSRVAAALRRDQECCVAAKDGAVTCNYYGNRYAITASKPQIIDLLLATYELAVEKNEKISKTQAALRRLNEELETRVAKRTAELRNTINELRQEIADRESAEECVRRLNRLHSVLSETSKAVVHIKDRNSLFHDFCRIAVDHGCFKLAWVGLVDEAGSTLRVAAARGTTAYLNGVTIALDDESTGSGPTASAIKNGSFYICNDFLNAPITAPWHDRGRDYGIHASASIALQQEGRVIGALTLYADKKNYFDRPQVELLRQMGADISFALGNMVREDRRLEVEHALLEETARRLKEREQHAQKIEYLAHYDPVTKLPNRFSLMARLAHSLELAKRCGSRLALIFIDLDRFKNINDSLGHHVGDQLLFQVAGRLLESIRTADIVARLGGDEFVVGLPLLRSNISAAHALSKIQHALSQSYYVEGHELSVTPSIGISIFPDDGETVQDLMKNADLAMYHAKAGGRNNYQFFTQEMNETVQERLALEGDLRVAIERGEFLLHYQPQIEMCSGKVVGVEALLRWQHPVHGLVTPDKFIPVAEETGMIVAIGEVALKSACRQLASWRAAGLPPLRVSVNLSARQFKQNNLPALLLDILRETGIESHLLELEITESSAMDNPAEAILHLRGFREMGVELAIDDFGTGYSSLSYLKLFPVHRLKIDRSFVKDIDTDTDDAEIAAATIALAHTLGKEVVAEGVETEAQCRFLQGQCCDIVQGYYFSRPLPPEEIVPYLKRSPAPSLLPRT; encoded by the coding sequence ATGGCTACCACCAGCAATGAAGCGCTCAAACCGGACCGGAAGCGATTAGCGGCGGGGTGCACCATACTGCTCGTGGACGATAGCGAAACCCAGGCGAAAGTGCTTGAATACGTTCTTACGGCTGAAGGGTACCGCGTGCAGGTCTGCCACGGCGGCAGTGCGGCCCTCGCCCAAATCGAGGCTGTCGAGCCGGACCTGGTGATCAGCGACGTCCTCATGCCGGAGATGGATGGTTTCGAGTTGTGCCGCCGGATCAGGGGGCTGAAACAGGCGAATCAGCTCCCCGTCATCCTGCTCACCCACCTCAACGACCCGACCCACGTGCTGCGCAGCCTCGAGGCCGGGGCCAACTATTTCATCTCCAAGCCTTACCACAAGGACATCCTGCTTTCGCGGGTCGCGGCGGCATTGCGGCGGGACCAGGAGTGCTGCGTCGCCGCAAAGGACGGCGCGGTCACCTGCAATTACTACGGCAACCGGTACGCCATCACGGCGTCCAAACCGCAGATCATCGACCTTTTACTGGCCACCTATGAACTCGCGGTCGAGAAGAACGAAAAGATATCGAAAACGCAGGCCGCGCTGAGAAGGCTTAACGAGGAGCTCGAAACCCGCGTTGCCAAGAGGACGGCGGAGCTCAGGAACACCATCAACGAACTCAGACAGGAGATAGCCGACAGGGAAAGTGCCGAAGAATGTGTACGGCGGCTGAACCGGCTCCACTCGGTGCTCTCGGAAACGAGCAAGGCGGTGGTGCACATCAAGGACCGCAATTCGCTGTTCCATGATTTCTGCCGCATCGCGGTTGATCACGGCTGCTTCAAGCTTGCCTGGGTGGGGCTGGTCGACGAAGCCGGGTCGACGCTGCGGGTGGCCGCGGCGCGGGGCACCACCGCCTACCTAAACGGCGTCACCATCGCGCTGGACGATGAATCGACCGGCAGCGGCCCGACGGCCAGCGCCATCAAGAACGGGAGCTTCTACATCTGCAACGATTTCCTCAACGCCCCCATCACGGCCCCCTGGCACGACCGCGGGCGGGACTACGGCATCCATGCATCGGCGAGCATCGCGTTGCAACAGGAGGGACGGGTTATCGGGGCGCTGACCCTTTACGCGGACAAGAAGAACTATTTCGACCGGCCGCAGGTGGAACTGCTGCGCCAGATGGGGGCGGACATCTCCTTCGCGCTGGGCAACATGGTCCGGGAGGACCGCAGACTGGAGGTGGAACATGCTCTCCTGGAAGAAACGGCGCGCCGCCTGAAAGAGCGGGAACAGCATGCGCAGAAGATCGAGTACCTCGCGCACTACGACCCGGTCACCAAGCTCCCCAACCGCTTCAGCCTGATGGCACGGCTGGCCCACTCGCTGGAACTCGCCAAGCGGTGCGGGAGCCGCCTGGCGCTGATTTTCATCGACCTGGACCGCTTCAAGAACATCAACGATTCGCTGGGGCACCACGTGGGCGACCAGTTGCTCTTCCAGGTGGCGGGGCGCCTTCTGGAATCGATCCGGACGGCGGACATCGTTGCCCGGTTGGGAGGAGACGAGTTCGTGGTGGGGCTACCCCTGCTCCGGTCCAACATCTCCGCGGCGCACGCGCTGAGCAAGATCCAGCACGCCCTCTCCCAGAGCTACTACGTGGAGGGGCACGAGTTGAGCGTCACGCCGAGCATCGGCATCAGCATCTTTCCCGACGACGGAGAGACGGTCCAGGACCTGATGAAGAACGCGGACCTGGCCATGTACCACGCCAAGGCGGGCGGGCGGAACAACTACCAGTTTTTTACCCAGGAGATGAACGAGACGGTGCAGGAAAGGCTAGCGCTTGAGGGGGACCTGAGGGTGGCGATCGAGCGCGGGGAATTCCTGCTGCATTACCAGCCGCAGATCGAAATGTGCAGCGGGAAGGTTGTGGGGGTGGAAGCGCTGCTACGCTGGCAGCACCCGGTGCACGGGCTGGTGACGCCAGACAAATTCATACCCGTCGCGGAGGAAACCGGGATGATCGTCGCCATAGGGGAAGTGGCGCTCAAAAGCGCCTGCCGCCAGCTCGCCTCCTGGCGCGCGGCGGGGCTCCCGCCGCTCAGGGTATCGGTCAACCTGTCGGCGCGCCAGTTCAAACAGAACAACCTCCCCGCCCTTTTGCTGGACATCCTCCGGGAGACCGGGATCGAATCCCATCTTTTGGAACTGGAGATAACGGAAAGTTCGGCGATGGACAACCCGGCGGAAGCCATCCTGCACCTGCGGGGCTTCAGGGAGATGGGGGTGGAACTGGCCATCGACGACTTCGGCACCGGCTACTCGTCGCTGAGCTACCTGAAGCTCTTCCCGGTGCACCGCCTGAAGATCGACCGCTCCTTCGTGAAAGACATCGACACCGACACCGACGATGCGGAAATCGCCGCTGCGACCATCGCGCTCGCGCACACGCTGGGCAAGGAGGTGGTCGCGGAAGGGGTGGAGACCGAGGCGCAGTGCCGTTTCCTGCAGGGGCAGTGCTGCGACATCGTCCAAGGGTATTACTTCAGCCGCCCTCTCCCGCCGGAAGAGATCGTTCCCTACCTGAAACGCTCCCCTGCCCCGTCACTCCTGCCACGAACCTGA